A single window of Streptomyces sp. NBC_00464 DNA harbors:
- a CDS encoding DUF2516 family protein produces the protein MLLEGFNSLLGLIYTAMLVLAVVALIMAAIAREDAYRAADKQKKSFWVIILGIAVVVNLWVPMLFVQLAGLVASIVFFVDVRPALKAVSGGGGRGRRGGSSSDGPYGPYNGGR, from the coding sequence ATGTTGCTCGAAGGCTTCAACTCACTCCTCGGGCTGATCTACACGGCCATGCTCGTCCTCGCCGTGGTCGCCCTGATCATGGCCGCGATCGCCCGCGAGGACGCCTACCGTGCCGCGGACAAGCAGAAGAAGTCCTTCTGGGTGATCATCCTCGGCATTGCGGTGGTGGTGAACCTCTGGGTTCCCATGCTGTTCGTGCAGCTTGCCGGGCTGGTCGCGTCCATCGTGTTCTTCGTGGACGTACGGCCCGCGCTCAAGGCCGTCTCGGGCGGTGGCGGCCGTGGCCGTCGCGGTGGCTCCAGCAGCGACGGGCCGTACGGGCCCTACAACGGCGGGCGTTGA
- a CDS encoding class I SAM-dependent methyltransferase, whose translation MNGNSPDDGLRMNRALWDARARTHGTTPNDKLYDVDSFLAGRQTLYGIELELAGEVTGQDVLHLQCHFGMDTLNWARLGARVTGVDFSPTAIARARELAELAGLSADFVEADTQNLPSGLAGRFDLVIATYGVLCWIGDLDAWMRGAAMALRPGGRLVLVDLHPAYQTLATYEPLVADWPYGGGEPQREVVKDTYADPDLPMTAQEVVQYPHSVGEIVTAAAGSGLIVDRLVEHTEAEIPGRRILPQGPDGAWRFPFGDTYLPILYSLRARSPRAGTA comes from the coding sequence ATGAACGGAAACTCTCCCGACGACGGGCTCCGCATGAACCGGGCCCTTTGGGACGCCCGTGCCCGGACGCATGGCACGACACCCAACGACAAGCTCTACGACGTCGATTCGTTCCTGGCGGGCCGGCAGACGCTCTATGGGATCGAGCTGGAACTGGCCGGTGAGGTGACCGGACAGGATGTGCTGCATCTGCAGTGCCACTTCGGCATGGACACACTCAACTGGGCTCGTCTGGGTGCCAGGGTCACCGGTGTCGACTTCTCGCCGACGGCGATCGCACGGGCACGCGAGCTGGCCGAGCTCGCCGGGCTGAGCGCCGATTTCGTCGAGGCGGACACGCAGAACCTGCCGTCCGGCCTGGCGGGCAGGTTCGATCTGGTGATCGCCACCTACGGGGTGCTGTGCTGGATCGGGGACCTCGACGCGTGGATGCGTGGTGCGGCGATGGCACTGCGGCCGGGTGGAAGGCTGGTGCTGGTCGACCTGCATCCCGCCTACCAGACCCTGGCGACCTACGAGCCGCTCGTGGCGGACTGGCCCTACGGCGGAGGAGAGCCCCAACGCGAGGTCGTAAAGGACACATATGCGGACCCGGATCTGCCGATGACCGCACAGGAGGTGGTCCAGTACCCGCACTCGGTGGGCGAGATCGTGACAGCGGCCGCCGGATCGGGACTGATCGTCGACCGGCTCGTCGAGCACACCGAGGCCGAAATCCCGGGACGTCGCATCCTGCCTCAAGGACCCGACGGCGCCTGGCGGTTCCCGTTCGGTGACACCTACCTCCCGATCCTCTACTCGCTCCGGGCGAGGTCACCCCGAGCGGGCACTGCGTAG
- a CDS encoding HEAT repeat domain-containing protein produces the protein MWVGMDAVDWAGLQHNYGSAEGIPGLLRRCGGLDPEDAEDASSELLNLLFHQGGWICSAASAALPFIMRLAAAPQVPSRCALLELVAVLASEAGRVEARFLDSGWVPAWEQALPELLGLLDDPEPEIRRAAADVLGGCDSPGEAVLPAVLRCWEAEEDLATRLELVLCLGQAALRAPVGGHGAAALDVLHGLLDAPHAQIRLAAVHALTPNDPGLPARRLDLILEAVRDPTVELWRHTSSLQTGVLGVHYWTAGLFTGPAPTFTLGLLADHHDDEQRIGALAQAGTLLSQWHSPTDALLPRLVARLDDPHTEVRFRAAELLACLGPAATAHADEVAALLSDTAARTRHTRQTVGEAALWALARMNDPRCLPGLIELIAGARSGFASASAHYPATDLHHVTLPALHEVLGHLPDHAEPLLPSICGRLDTATDDRLLNRLCDVLADWGPVAEAAVPQLTGLLEDDRTWMAGATALAGIGSAGNEARELLLSRSRDAGPHAELAAWAYWRVGGEPGPALEALGHSIEERSFFRPALRKLAGLGPHAAPYADRLRALTADTDPWTRVEAAHALWAATGDTETAAPALTTAVTDLAEGAYLPVMLPALDHLAKLGHAARPAAHLLREVPAREQRLRTSGGWRGFVQDEDIRTAVRELLSPGPST, from the coding sequence ATGTGGGTGGGAATGGACGCGGTCGACTGGGCCGGGCTACAACACAACTACGGCTCCGCGGAGGGCATACCCGGCCTGCTCCGCCGATGCGGAGGGCTGGATCCGGAGGATGCGGAGGACGCCTCGTCCGAGCTGCTCAACCTGCTCTTCCACCAAGGTGGCTGGATCTGCTCCGCCGCCTCGGCCGCGCTGCCGTTCATCATGCGCCTGGCCGCGGCACCGCAGGTGCCGAGCCGCTGCGCGCTGCTGGAGCTGGTCGCGGTGCTGGCGTCGGAAGCCGGTCGCGTCGAAGCCCGGTTCCTGGATTCCGGCTGGGTACCCGCGTGGGAACAGGCCCTGCCCGAGTTGCTGGGCCTGCTGGATGACCCCGAGCCGGAGATCCGGCGGGCCGCAGCCGATGTGCTCGGTGGGTGCGACAGCCCCGGTGAGGCGGTTCTGCCTGCGGTGCTGCGGTGCTGGGAGGCGGAGGAGGATCTGGCCACCCGCCTTGAGCTCGTCCTCTGCCTGGGCCAGGCGGCCCTGCGCGCACCGGTCGGCGGGCACGGCGCCGCGGCCCTCGATGTGCTCCATGGCCTGCTCGACGCTCCACACGCGCAGATACGTCTCGCAGCGGTGCACGCACTCACTCCGAACGACCCGGGCCTGCCTGCCCGACGGCTGGACCTGATACTCGAAGCGGTCCGGGACCCCACCGTCGAGCTGTGGCGGCACACCAGCTCCCTACAGACCGGGGTACTGGGTGTCCACTACTGGACCGCGGGGCTGTTCACCGGGCCCGCCCCCACGTTCACGCTCGGTCTGCTGGCAGACCATCACGACGACGAACAGCGGATCGGCGCTCTGGCCCAGGCGGGCACGCTGCTGTCCCAGTGGCACTCACCGACCGACGCCCTCCTGCCACGTCTCGTCGCGCGGCTGGACGACCCCCACACCGAAGTCCGCTTCCGGGCGGCCGAGCTGCTGGCCTGTCTCGGCCCGGCGGCCACCGCCCACGCCGACGAGGTCGCCGCACTCCTCTCCGACACCGCTGCCCGCACGAGACACACACGGCAAACCGTCGGCGAGGCTGCTCTGTGGGCCCTGGCCCGGATGAACGATCCGCGCTGCCTGCCGGGGCTGATCGAGCTGATCGCCGGTGCACGCTCCGGCTTCGCATCGGCTTCCGCCCATTACCCCGCCACAGACCTGCACCATGTCACCCTCCCCGCGCTCCACGAGGTGCTGGGCCACCTCCCGGACCACGCCGAGCCGCTCCTCCCGTCGATCTGCGGCCGGCTCGACACCGCCACGGATGACCGCCTGCTCAACCGGCTCTGCGACGTACTCGCCGACTGGGGGCCCGTGGCAGAGGCAGCGGTTCCGCAGCTGACCGGCCTGCTGGAGGACGACCGGACCTGGATGGCGGGGGCAACGGCTCTGGCGGGCATCGGCTCGGCGGGGAACGAGGCACGGGAGTTGCTCCTGTCCCGGTCCCGTGACGCCGGACCGCACGCGGAACTCGCGGCTTGGGCGTACTGGAGAGTCGGCGGCGAACCCGGCCCGGCCCTGGAAGCACTCGGACACAGCATCGAGGAACGAAGCTTCTTCCGTCCCGCCCTGCGCAAGCTCGCCGGCCTGGGCCCGCATGCCGCCCCCTACGCGGACCGGCTCAGGGCGCTGACAGCCGACACCGACCCCTGGACCCGCGTCGAGGCGGCCCACGCCCTGTGGGCCGCAACCGGCGACACCGAGACCGCTGCCCCGGCGCTGACGACGGCCGTGACGGATCTGGCCGAGGGCGCCTACCTGCCTGTCATGCTTCCCGCACTGGACCACCTGGCCAAGCTCGGGCACGCGGCCCGGCCCGCCGCCCACCTCCTGCGCGAGGTACCCGCCCGTGAACAACGGCTGCGTACCAGCGGCGGGTGGAGAGGATTCGTCCAGGACGAGGACATCCGCACTGCCGTCAGAGAGCTGCTCAGCCCCGGTCCATCCACATGA
- a CDS encoding C40 family peptidase produces the protein MYRRHCAAAAITLVCAMAVLASPVQAFAAPAPPSPAPAPSGKKTLEEVRQEIDGLYRAAGSATDAYNLAEEKAKKQSGEIVKLAQAIVEGQAKIAELKDRAGAQARDEYRNAGLPPGARLMLSGDPQLFLDGISRTRQGQKATKGLLGEMNRTQEDLETYTQDASTNWTKLEANRVKQAKAKKKINAQIAAAKKLESQLEKKERARLLQLEQEAEYKSQTAWLSSGALKEINREASARGKKAVAFATAKIGLPYVWGAEGPKSYDCSGLTSQAWAAAGRPIPRTSQEQWRQLPHIAIKDMRPGDLIIYHSDASHVGMYIGDGAIVHAPRPGRNVTLAGAGSMEILGVVRPDK, from the coding sequence GTGTACCGACGCCACTGTGCCGCTGCCGCGATCACTCTGGTCTGCGCGATGGCCGTACTGGCCTCGCCTGTTCAGGCCTTCGCGGCGCCCGCACCCCCTTCACCCGCCCCGGCCCCGTCGGGGAAGAAGACTCTCGAAGAGGTGCGCCAGGAGATCGACGGCCTCTACCGGGCCGCCGGGTCGGCCACGGACGCGTACAACCTCGCCGAGGAGAAGGCCAAGAAGCAGTCGGGCGAGATCGTCAAGCTGGCCCAGGCCATAGTCGAGGGCCAGGCGAAGATCGCCGAGCTCAAGGACAGGGCGGGCGCCCAGGCGCGCGACGAGTACCGCAACGCCGGACTGCCGCCGGGCGCCCGGCTCATGCTCAGCGGCGACCCGCAGCTCTTCCTGGACGGGATCAGCCGGACCCGCCAGGGTCAGAAGGCCACCAAGGGCCTCCTGGGGGAAATGAACAGGACCCAGGAGGACTTGGAGACGTACACGCAGGACGCGAGCACCAACTGGACGAAGCTCGAAGCCAATCGCGTCAAGCAGGCCAAGGCCAAGAAGAAGATCAACGCGCAGATCGCGGCGGCGAAGAAGCTGGAGTCCCAGCTGGAGAAGAAGGAGCGCGCCCGGCTCCTCCAGCTTGAGCAGGAGGCGGAGTACAAGTCACAGACCGCCTGGCTGAGCTCCGGCGCGCTGAAGGAGATCAACCGCGAGGCGAGCGCGCGCGGCAAGAAGGCCGTGGCCTTCGCGACCGCCAAGATCGGCCTGCCGTACGTGTGGGGGGCCGAGGGCCCCAAGTCGTACGACTGCTCCGGGCTGACCTCGCAGGCCTGGGCGGCGGCCGGACGGCCCATCCCGCGCACCTCGCAGGAGCAGTGGCGGCAGCTGCCGCACATCGCGATCAAGGACATGCGGCCCGGGGACCTGATCATCTACCACAGCGACGCCAGCCATGTCGGGATGTACATCGGCGACGGCGCGATCGTGCACGCCCCGCGCCCCGGCCGCAACGTCACGCTCGCCGGGGCGGGCTCGATGGAGATCCTCGGAGTGGTCCGCCCGGACAAGTAA
- a CDS encoding DUF4333 domain-containing protein, protein MAIARSSAAIWSFSAVAAGVLLVGCSGSVSVGNSEPKLSKDKLGTTVAKKLAATTGQPTPDVTCPEDLVGKVGTTTRCTLTAGDGSTLGVSVTVTSVVDKQINFDIKADDTATPAVK, encoded by the coding sequence GTGGCCATAGCCCGTTCGTCCGCAGCAATCTGGAGCTTCTCGGCCGTAGCCGCCGGTGTGCTGCTCGTCGGTTGTTCGGGCTCCGTCAGCGTCGGGAACTCGGAGCCGAAGCTGTCCAAGGACAAGCTGGGCACCACCGTCGCCAAGAAGCTCGCCGCCACGACGGGGCAGCCGACGCCGGACGTCACCTGCCCCGAGGACCTCGTCGGGAAGGTCGGCACCACCACCCGGTGCACGCTCACGGCAGGCGACGGCAGCACCCTGGGTGTGTCGGTGACCGTCACCTCTGTCGTCGACAAGCAGATCAACTTCGACATCAAGGCCGACGACACCGCGACGCCCGCTGTGAAATGA
- a CDS encoding LysR family transcriptional regulator produces METRELRYFVAVAEELHFGRAAERLRIAQPPLSRAIQQLERRLGAVLLDRTSRTVTLTEAGAVLLAEGRAALDAVDAAERRTRRAALSVTGGPGLTLVTKASASSELLARLLDAYAAEPGAVPVDVILCGPAEQQRLLSEGRADVALLHRPFDSTAGFDAEELGTEGQVVVLPSGHPLTARAHVRMADITGLPGLPLPRWPDPDGTYPPGPGPQVRDHAQLMQLVALGRACAVSPESCRAQLHGDLAAVPVLDAPAVTTVIAWPPHSRSRAIADLVRTAIRL; encoded by the coding sequence ATGGAGACCCGGGAACTGCGCTACTTCGTCGCTGTCGCCGAAGAGCTGCACTTCGGGCGCGCCGCGGAGCGGCTCAGGATCGCCCAGCCGCCTTTGTCGCGGGCGATCCAGCAGCTCGAACGCCGGCTCGGGGCAGTACTGCTGGACCGGACCAGCCGCACGGTCACGCTGACCGAGGCCGGCGCGGTGCTGTTGGCCGAGGGCCGGGCGGCCCTCGACGCGGTCGACGCCGCCGAGCGCCGGACCCGCCGCGCCGCCCTTTCCGTGACCGGCGGCCCCGGCCTGACCCTGGTCACGAAGGCCAGCGCGTCCAGCGAACTGCTGGCGAGACTGCTCGACGCGTATGCCGCCGAACCCGGCGCGGTCCCCGTCGACGTCATCCTGTGCGGTCCGGCCGAACAGCAACGACTCCTGAGCGAGGGCCGGGCCGACGTGGCGCTGCTGCACCGGCCGTTCGACTCGACGGCCGGGTTCGACGCGGAAGAACTCGGCACGGAGGGCCAGGTCGTGGTCCTGCCGTCCGGACATCCGCTCACCGCCCGGGCCCATGTGCGCATGGCCGATATCACCGGGCTGCCGGGCCTGCCCCTGCCGCGCTGGCCCGACCCCGACGGCACCTACCCGCCCGGCCCCGGCCCGCAGGTCCGCGACCACGCGCAGTTGATGCAGCTCGTCGCGCTCGGCCGTGCGTGCGCGGTCTCACCGGAGTCGTGCCGAGCCCAACTGCACGGCGACCTCGCGGCCGTGCCCGTGCTGGACGCGCCGGCAGTCACCACTGTGATCGCCTGGCCACCGCACAGCCGGTCCAGAGCCATCGCCGACCTTGTCCGGACTGCGATACGTCTCTGA
- a CDS encoding helix-turn-helix domain-containing protein: MASLNVGNLGEYLREQRRTAQLSLRQLADAAGVSNPYLSQIERGLRKPSAEVLQQVAKALRISAETLYVRAGILDEREREELETRAVILADPSINERQKSVLLQIYASFRKENGFEDEPVGDPADDSADDEGRASGADAPFSAGGSAADTGSKPSKPSH, from the coding sequence ATGGCCTCACTCAACGTCGGCAATCTCGGCGAGTACCTGCGCGAGCAGCGCCGTACCGCGCAGCTGTCGCTGCGGCAGCTCGCCGATGCCGCCGGGGTGTCCAATCCCTATCTCAGCCAGATCGAGCGCGGGCTGCGCAAGCCCAGTGCCGAGGTCCTCCAGCAGGTCGCCAAGGCGCTGCGGATCTCCGCCGAGACCCTGTACGTACGGGCCGGGATCCTGGATGAGCGGGAGCGGGAGGAGCTGGAGACGCGCGCGGTGATTCTGGCCGATCCGTCGATCAACGAGCGGCAGAAGAGCGTGCTGCTGCAGATCTACGCCTCCTTCCGCAAGGAGAACGGGTTCGAGGACGAGCCCGTGGGTGACCCCGCGGACGACTCCGCGGACGACGAGGGGCGTGCGTCCGGTGCGGATGCGCCCTTCAGTGCCGGTGGCAGTGCTGCCGATACAGGTTCAAAGCCTTCAAAACCCTCACACTGA
- a CDS encoding SDR family oxidoreductase, whose amino-acid sequence MSEQTTALVTGANKGIGYEIAAGLGALGWSVGVGARDDRRREAAVEKLRAAGVDAFGVPLDVTDEASVTAAARLIEERAGHLDVLVNNAGITGGMPQEPTQVDPATIRTVVETNVIGVIRVTNAMLPLLRRSASPRIVNMSSSVGSLTRQSGTAAEQTTGPVAVAYAPSKTFLNAVTLQYARELSDTNILINAGCPGYVATDLNGFRGVRTPEQGAAIAVRLATLPDGGPTGTFFEDAGVVPW is encoded by the coding sequence ATGAGCGAACAGACAACTGCGCTGGTCACCGGCGCGAACAAGGGAATCGGCTACGAGATCGCCGCGGGCCTCGGCGCCCTCGGCTGGAGTGTCGGCGTCGGCGCCCGGGACGATCGGCGCCGCGAGGCGGCGGTGGAGAAGCTGCGCGCGGCCGGCGTCGACGCGTTCGGCGTGCCACTGGACGTGACCGACGAGGCGAGCGTGACCGCCGCCGCGCGGCTGATCGAGGAACGGGCCGGGCACCTCGACGTCCTCGTCAACAACGCCGGCATCACCGGCGGGATGCCGCAGGAACCCACCCAGGTCGATCCCGCCACCATCCGGACGGTCGTGGAGACCAACGTGATCGGCGTCATCCGCGTCACCAACGCGATGTTGCCGCTGCTGCGCCGCTCCGCCTCACCACGGATCGTGAACATGTCCAGCAGTGTCGGCTCCCTGACCCGGCAGTCGGGAACCGCTGCTGAGCAGACGACGGGTCCGGTGGCCGTGGCCTACGCGCCGTCGAAGACGTTCCTGAATGCCGTCACCCTGCAGTACGCCCGGGAGTTGAGCGACACGAACATCCTGATCAACGCCGGCTGCCCCGGCTACGTCGCGACCGACCTCAACGGCTTCCGTGGCGTGCGTACCCCTGAACAGGGCGCGGCGATCGCCGTCAGGCTGGCGACCCTGCCCGACGGCGGCCCGACCGGCACGTTCTTCGAGGACGCCGGCGTAGTGCCCTGGTGA
- a CDS encoding PP2C family protein-serine/threonine phosphatase: MPVPVPQQRAVPAAEASSGTDLTLLVIEDDPAGTFSVPELSAAAGARVRIRSARNLTEAGRLLTDDVDCILLDLALPSGTETRGDRDAEADGLATLKHVLQIAPRHAVLALTAEDDAELAAEAVRVGAQDYLFRGELDGRLLSRAIRYAVERKRADVTQHKLTESRLRAQENARLERGLLPTPLLDGSDLHFAARYRPGRSRALLGGDFYDTVRTPDGTVHVMIGDVCGHGPDEAALGVELRIAWRALTLAGLCGDELLSTLQQVLEHERESEEIFATLCTVDIAPDGRRAGLCLAGHPAPLIARQGRAAHLLPYEDGGPALGLLPRARWPRRQVELGGSWSLMMYTDGLIEGRVGNGTQRLGQDGMVAMINRQLSEGLTGEDLLEAAVAHVRELNGGELTDDVAVLLLDRDQDTARDTARDATRHRAQNGDRGRSIPRPRPGQISPAGAQRPPL, from the coding sequence ATGCCCGTACCCGTACCGCAGCAACGTGCCGTTCCCGCTGCGGAGGCCAGCAGTGGCACCGACCTCACCCTTCTGGTGATCGAGGACGACCCGGCGGGCACCTTCAGCGTCCCGGAGCTCTCCGCCGCCGCCGGCGCCCGGGTCCGTATCCGCTCCGCCCGCAATCTGACCGAGGCGGGCCGGCTCCTCACCGACGACGTGGACTGCATCCTGCTGGACCTGGCGCTGCCGTCCGGCACCGAGACGCGCGGCGACCGGGACGCGGAGGCCGACGGGCTCGCCACGCTCAAGCATGTCCTGCAGATCGCGCCCCGGCACGCCGTGCTCGCCCTCACGGCGGAGGACGACGCCGAGCTGGCCGCCGAGGCGGTACGGGTGGGGGCGCAGGACTACCTCTTCCGCGGCGAGCTGGACGGCCGGCTGCTCAGCCGCGCCATCCGCTACGCCGTCGAGCGCAAACGCGCCGACGTCACCCAGCACAAGCTCACCGAGTCCCGGCTGCGCGCCCAGGAGAACGCCCGCCTGGAACGCGGCCTGCTGCCCACCCCGCTGCTCGACGGATCCGATCTGCACTTCGCGGCCCGCTACCGCCCCGGCCGCAGCCGTGCGCTGCTCGGCGGCGACTTCTACGACACGGTCCGCACGCCCGACGGCACGGTGCACGTGATGATCGGCGACGTCTGCGGCCACGGACCGGACGAGGCGGCCCTCGGCGTCGAACTTCGCATCGCCTGGCGGGCATTGACACTGGCCGGACTCTGCGGCGACGAACTGCTCTCCACCCTCCAGCAGGTCCTGGAGCACGAACGGGAGAGCGAGGAGATCTTCGCGACGCTCTGCACCGTCGACATCGCCCCCGACGGCCGCCGCGCGGGCCTGTGCCTGGCAGGCCATCCCGCGCCGCTGATCGCCCGCCAGGGCCGGGCCGCGCATCTGCTTCCGTACGAGGACGGCGGCCCGGCGCTCGGCCTGCTGCCACGCGCCCGCTGGCCGCGCCGGCAGGTGGAACTGGGCGGCTCCTGGAGCCTGATGATGTACACGGACGGGCTGATCGAGGGCCGCGTCGGCAACGGCACACAGCGCCTCGGCCAGGACGGCATGGTCGCGATGATCAACCGCCAGCTGTCCGAGGGCCTGACCGGCGAGGACCTCCTGGAGGCGGCGGTCGCGCACGTCCGCGAACTGAACGGCGGCGAACTCACCGACGACGTCGCGGTCCTGCTGCTCGACCGCGACCAGGACACGGCGCGCGACACAGCCCGCGACGCCACACGCCACCGCGCGCAGAACGGCGACCGGGGCCGGAGCATCCCGCGCCCCCGCCCCGGACAGATCTCACCCGCAGGCGCTCAACGCCCGCCGTTGTAG
- a CDS encoding GNAT family N-acetyltransferase gives MAGGVVLDGELTRLVPTTEGDLDLLAQWFASPDFVEHWGGVPISRAEVAEKYVGRRRPRVESFLVLARSTPVGYAQYWRAGAAEGGIDMVLGPEARGRGLGPDAARVLLGHLGGNLGWRRVTVDPVRGNQRAVRAWEKAGFQQVSSEAEDLLMEFRFPEGRLG, from the coding sequence ATGGCCGGTGGAGTCGTTCTCGACGGAGAGCTGACCCGTCTTGTCCCGACGACCGAGGGTGATCTGGACCTGCTGGCCCAGTGGTTCGCCTCCCCCGACTTCGTCGAGCACTGGGGCGGCGTACCGATTTCGCGTGCCGAGGTGGCTGAGAAGTACGTGGGGAGGCGCCGGCCGCGTGTGGAGTCCTTCCTCGTACTGGCAAGGAGCACGCCGGTGGGCTACGCACAGTACTGGCGGGCCGGAGCGGCTGAAGGCGGCATCGACATGGTGTTGGGACCGGAAGCAAGGGGACGGGGCTTGGGGCCGGATGCCGCGCGCGTGCTCCTTGGGCACTTGGGCGGGAACCTCGGGTGGCGGCGTGTGACAGTCGATCCCGTGAGAGGGAACCAGCGGGCCGTACGCGCCTGGGAGAAGGCCGGCTTCCAGCAGGTGTCAAGCGAGGCCGAGGACCTCCTCATGGAGTTCAGGTTTCCCGAGGGACGCCTCGGCTGA
- a CDS encoding ArsR/SmtB family transcription factor: MTSSSAPPDEPATERDIQLDTARLRVLAHPLRLNVLALLRRRGPSTATRIADELGINPGSASYHLRRLAAGGLIVEVPDRGTGRDRWWKSAHRQSIHDPAAEPMEQREAGRAYAHAVVLASIDRLQKAAHEVPLLPAEWYEASVYGDFALWLTPEDVDRMRAEIFDVISRYRHSEAEAPQGASPVSLQVQAFPVPGTVDLDAGGV, encoded by the coding sequence ATGACCTCTTCGTCCGCGCCACCCGACGAGCCCGCCACGGAACGGGACATCCAGCTCGACACAGCCAGGTTGCGCGTGCTCGCCCACCCGTTGCGCCTGAACGTGCTGGCCCTGCTGCGCCGGCGTGGTCCGTCCACGGCGACTCGGATCGCCGATGAGCTCGGTATCAACCCTGGTTCGGCGAGCTACCACCTGCGTCGCCTCGCGGCGGGCGGGCTCATCGTGGAAGTGCCGGACCGCGGCACGGGACGCGACAGATGGTGGAAGTCCGCACACCGCCAATCGATCCACGATCCGGCCGCCGAGCCCATGGAACAACGCGAAGCCGGACGCGCCTACGCGCATGCCGTCGTCCTCGCATCCATCGATCGTCTGCAGAAGGCCGCCCACGAGGTGCCGCTGCTTCCGGCAGAGTGGTACGAGGCCAGTGTGTACGGCGACTTCGCCCTGTGGCTGACTCCGGAGGACGTCGACCGGATGCGGGCCGAGATCTTCGACGTGATCTCCCGCTATCGGCACAGTGAGGCCGAAGCGCCGCAAGGGGCCTCCCCGGTATCGCTGCAGGTACAGGCGTTTCCGGTGCCCGGCACCGTGGATCTTGACGCGGGTGGCGTATGA
- a CDS encoding MFS transporter, with product MTSYDIAAPGLPAYRDINVLRWLAAYTASVTGDVVYFLALSWSATRAAGPSQVGLVIAAGALPRAVLMIGGGVVADRFGPRRVAVASDATRCVVILAAAAAVLLVSPHLWLLIPVALVFGVVDAVFMPAVGALPPRITAPEQLTRVQGMRGLSIRLSNAAGPLLAGVVLAVGGAAGAFAAAGALFAISLALLLTVRVSPLPSARQRTSARSELSDGLRYIRRHQMLAPLVTVIGLSEMCFSGPVAAGLVLLADERGWGAAGMGWIASAFSIGAAAAALLLTVWARIPRAGPAMSGALFITAVGAVALGHARSLPLAVAFGALIGLTNGVTATVTGALIQTETDPRYLGRVTAVTTLCALGLAPVLFPLVGVTVAVWGAAMFFTVCGGICLIAAVFGISVPVLRRAELSSLK from the coding sequence ATGACCTCGTACGACATAGCGGCGCCCGGACTGCCCGCGTACCGGGATATCAACGTCCTACGCTGGCTTGCCGCCTACACCGCCTCCGTCACCGGCGACGTGGTGTACTTCCTCGCCCTCTCCTGGTCCGCCACTCGTGCTGCGGGGCCGTCGCAGGTTGGTCTGGTGATCGCAGCCGGGGCGTTACCCCGGGCGGTGCTCATGATCGGCGGAGGCGTAGTGGCAGATCGGTTCGGGCCGCGCCGGGTTGCCGTCGCCAGCGACGCGACCCGCTGCGTCGTGATTCTCGCCGCCGCAGCGGCCGTGCTGCTGGTCTCGCCCCACCTATGGCTACTCATTCCGGTGGCCTTGGTGTTCGGTGTGGTCGACGCGGTGTTCATGCCGGCAGTGGGCGCACTTCCACCGCGCATCACAGCCCCGGAACAACTCACCCGCGTCCAGGGGATGCGCGGCCTTTCGATCCGGCTGAGCAATGCCGCGGGCCCTCTCCTGGCAGGAGTGGTGCTCGCGGTGGGAGGCGCCGCAGGCGCGTTCGCAGCCGCCGGTGCGCTGTTCGCCATCTCGCTGGCCCTCCTGCTCACCGTGCGAGTGTCGCCTTTGCCGTCGGCACGCCAACGCACCTCTGCTCGAAGCGAGTTGAGCGATGGGCTGCGCTACATCCGCCGACATCAGATGCTCGCACCGCTGGTCACGGTGATCGGTCTGAGCGAGATGTGCTTCAGCGGCCCGGTGGCCGCCGGCCTGGTGCTCCTGGCAGACGAACGCGGATGGGGTGCCGCGGGCATGGGGTGGATCGCGAGCGCATTCAGCATCGGAGCCGCAGCCGCCGCGCTGCTGCTCACGGTGTGGGCTCGCATCCCGCGCGCTGGGCCGGCGATGTCCGGCGCGTTGTTCATCACGGCCGTGGGAGCCGTCGCCTTGGGGCACGCACGATCTCTGCCTCTCGCCGTCGCCTTCGGTGCGTTGATCGGGCTGACCAACGGGGTCACCGCGACGGTGACCGGTGCCCTGATCCAGACGGAGACCGACCCCCGGTATCTGGGCCGGGTCACTGCGGTCACCACTCTGTGTGCGCTGGGCCTCGCCCCGGTGCTCTTCCCCCTCGTCGGCGTCACGGTGGCCGTATGGGGCGCCGCCATGTTCTTCACCGTGTGCGGTGGAATCTGCTTGATCGCCGCTGTGTTCGGTATCTCTGTCCCAGTGTTGCGCCGTGCCGAGCTGAGCTCCCTGAAGTGA